One stretch of Limnohabitans sp. DNA includes these proteins:
- a CDS encoding tetratricopeptide repeat protein — protein MSVNAHVAPAKLDTSLRSKCLWLRFKAKVLLVFGLRTQAHAVFLEILDINPQDVLSLNSLGYNELSNRRLVQALGFFERALMLTPNNANAHFNVGFVCEELGRSQEAEHAFRAALQIDEKMDRAWYGLGLVLVRQRRFEESLVAFKRNTELQSMSPYAWYQMARVHMELHQPEKALEVMRHLKGFEPKVAAQLERETGLRLDSLV, from the coding sequence ATGTCAGTGAACGCCCATGTGGCCCCCGCCAAGCTTGACACCTCCCTGCGCAGCAAGTGCCTGTGGTTGCGATTCAAGGCCAAGGTTCTTTTGGTGTTTGGCCTGCGCACGCAAGCCCATGCTGTTTTCCTAGAGATCCTCGACATCAACCCACAGGATGTTTTGTCACTCAACAGCCTCGGTTACAACGAACTGAGCAACCGCCGGTTGGTGCAGGCTCTGGGGTTTTTTGAGCGCGCCTTGATGCTCACACCGAACAACGCCAACGCCCACTTCAACGTCGGCTTTGTCTGCGAAGAATTAGGGCGCAGCCAAGAAGCAGAACACGCTTTCAGGGCCGCCCTCCAAATTGACGAAAAAATGGACCGCGCCTGGTATGGCCTCGGCTTGGTGCTGGTGCGTCAGCGCCGCTTCGAAGAATCTTTGGTGGCCTTCAAGCGCAACACCGAGTTGCAATCCATGAGCCCTTACGCCTGGTACCAAATGGCTCGGGTTCACATGGAATTGCATCAACCCGAAAAAGCCCTGGAGGTGATGCGACACCTCAAGGGGTTCGAGCCCAAGGTGGCCGCCCAATTGGAGCGGGAAACAGGGCTCAGGCTCGACAGCCTGGTTTGA
- a CDS encoding 3'-5' exonuclease: MNWALKAAISVAVALLFAALSLGLMLLTLGEAARFGVVQALSGVWPVVLLAVLPLSGLAVWFWHLHDAREDKAPDRLMEKVKLLSAATQSQQIEAAQDSPAMARLTQAINALAAERDRWRSDVQAQVAQANQSLQQERNRLAALMSELNQSVVVCNLDGRIVLFNHRARLQFKRMPGGACGVPDASGAGGAEWVGIGRSIYAVLDRALLAHSLDNIRQRMARGASQPTTQFLTSTASGQLLRVHMAPVRSGSEVAEGGTDIHGFVLTLDNVTHSFEEDTRRDQLLLDLTEGSRASLANVQAAVEMLALDDLAPEMRTKFLCVVREEVGAMGQRITDLLARSHETLKTRWPLENMLGVDLLHAAQRHMAAHCGRDVVLDAVDPQVWLKVDSFALLQALTYLASRLFDEFEVRFVQLRLGCSPEAGKVHLDLVWTGQAMSTETVMSWELNPMHLVAERNPLTVRDVMDRHGGVIWFERERSRHQAFFRMVLPMARAQEGTESAQLLPNDSRPEYYDFDLFQMSEGHHALDDRPLRSLIYTVFDTETTGLNPSQGDEIIQIGATRIVNGKLLRQDAFEQLIDPGRSIPAASIPIHGITPAMVQGQPRIGQVLPVFHAYASDTVLVAHNAAFDMKFLQLKERSTGLRFDQPVLDTLLLSAVIHPHQDSHRLEAIAQRMNITVLGRHTALGDALVTAEVFLRMIPLLAEMGILTLGQAREAAQKTYHARLEY; this comes from the coding sequence ATGAACTGGGCGCTCAAAGCCGCGATCAGTGTGGCGGTGGCCCTGTTGTTTGCGGCGCTGTCGCTGGGCTTGATGCTGCTGACCTTGGGCGAGGCGGCGCGCTTTGGGGTGGTTCAGGCTTTGTCAGGAGTTTGGCCCGTGGTGTTGCTGGCCGTATTGCCGCTGTCGGGACTGGCGGTGTGGTTTTGGCACTTGCATGATGCGCGGGAGGACAAGGCACCTGACCGTCTGATGGAAAAGGTCAAGCTGCTCAGTGCCGCCACGCAAAGCCAGCAGATCGAGGCGGCGCAAGATTCACCCGCCATGGCCCGCCTGACACAGGCCATCAACGCGCTGGCCGCTGAGCGCGACCGCTGGCGCAGCGATGTGCAAGCGCAGGTGGCCCAGGCCAACCAAAGCTTGCAGCAAGAACGCAACCGCCTGGCCGCGCTCATGTCCGAATTGAACCAAAGCGTGGTGGTGTGCAACCTCGATGGCCGCATCGTGCTGTTCAACCACCGGGCGCGTTTGCAGTTCAAACGCATGCCGGGCGGCGCTTGCGGGGTACCCGATGCTTCGGGGGCGGGTGGGGCCGAATGGGTGGGCATTGGCCGCTCGATTTATGCGGTGCTCGACCGCGCCTTGCTGGCGCACAGTTTGGACAACATTCGCCAGCGCATGGCGCGTGGGGCCAGCCAGCCTACCACCCAGTTTTTGACCAGCACCGCCTCGGGCCAGTTGCTGCGCGTGCACATGGCTCCGGTGCGCTCGGGCAGCGAGGTGGCCGAAGGTGGGACCGACATCCACGGCTTTGTGTTGACGCTGGACAACGTGACCCACAGCTTCGAAGAAGACACCCGGCGCGACCAGCTGCTGCTGGATCTGACCGAGGGCTCGCGTGCCTCGCTGGCCAATGTACAGGCCGCTGTAGAGATGCTGGCCCTTGACGACCTGGCACCCGAGATGCGCACGAAGTTTTTATGCGTGGTGCGTGAAGAGGTTGGCGCGATGGGCCAGCGCATCACCGACCTGCTTGCACGCTCTCATGAAACCCTGAAAACCCGCTGGCCGCTGGAAAACATGTTGGGGGTCGACCTGTTGCATGCGGCGCAGCGGCACATGGCCGCGCACTGCGGGCGCGATGTGGTGCTGGATGCGGTGGACCCGCAGGTCTGGCTCAAGGTGGACAGCTTTGCTTTGCTGCAGGCCTTGACCTACCTGGCCAGCCGTTTGTTTGACGAGTTCGAGGTGCGCTTTGTGCAGCTGCGCTTGGGGTGTTCGCCGGAGGCGGGCAAGGTGCACCTGGACCTGGTTTGGACAGGCCAGGCCATGAGCACCGAAACTGTGATGAGCTGGGAGCTGAACCCGATGCACTTGGTGGCTGAGCGCAATCCGCTAACCGTGCGCGATGTGATGGACCGCCATGGCGGCGTGATCTGGTTCGAGCGCGAACGCTCGCGCCATCAGGCATTCTTCCGGATGGTGCTGCCGATGGCGAGGGCGCAAGAGGGCACTGAGTCTGCGCAACTGCTGCCCAACGACAGTCGACCCGAGTACTACGACTTTGACCTGTTTCAGATGTCGGAAGGCCACCACGCGCTGGATGACCGTCCGCTGAGAAGTCTGATTTACACCGTGTTTGACACCGAAACAACCGGACTCAACCCTTCGCAAGGCGACGAGATCATCCAGATCGGGGCCACCCGCATCGTCAACGGCAAGCTGCTGCGTCAGGACGCATTTGAGCAACTGATCGATCCGGGGCGCAGCATTCCGGCCGCATCCATCCCGATCCATGGCATCACGCCCGCCATGGTGCAAGGCCAGCCGCGCATTGGGCAGGTCTTGCCCGTCTTCCATGCCTATGCCAGCGACACCGTGCTGGTGGCGCACAACGCCGCTTTCGACATGAAGTTCTTGCAGCTCAAGGAGCGCAGCACTGGCTTGCGCTTTGACCAGCCGGTGCTGGACACCTTGCTCTTGTCGGCCGTGATTCACCCGCACCAAGATTCGCACCGCCTGGAAGCCATTGCCCAGCGCATGAACATCACGGTGTTGGGGCGCCACACCGCTTTGGGTGATGCCTTGGTCACGGCCGAGGTGTTTCTGCGCATGATCCCGTTGTTGGCCGAGATGGGCATCCTCACCCTGGGGCAAGCCCGCGAAGCGGCACAAAAAACCTATCACGCACGCCTGGAGTACTGA
- a CDS encoding DUF294 nucleotidyltransferase-like domain-containing protein: MPPDLLGFLAQHRVWGLISDSARQELLAHSEVLSLHAGEQVCRAGQWSAHLWLIVQGGVNLDDPELAQTHTLLPGESLGAGMTPWPLQQNCHILCTTDTRLLQVPEAMLKQLLSLEPALAPFLPLPLNGRNAETAADRQIATPSHDTQLLSMRLQALIKHTPVTLPPEASVLEVARTMRERGVSSVMLVQDEQLLGLVTDRDLRNRILANGLDLSTPAVEIATLNPMTLDPRSPACEALLLMSRHNIHHVPITHGKRLVGMVTATDLTQQQSTSPIYLAGDIHRQNTLEGLVSISRRIKRLQQNLSAAHTSAYNTGHVITTITDALTSRLIHLAEAELGPSPVDYVWVAAGSQGRCEQTAKSDQDNCMVLHDAYDPALHGDYFKALARRVCDGLAACGYIHCPGEMMAMTDQWRQPLRVWRQYFHHWIKVPDPKALMLVTVFFDLRVVYGQHALLHSLRQEVLAHTAKQSLFIGHVVNNALKQRPPLNLFGQIALIRNGEHAGTVDLKHQAIAPIVDLGRIYALAAGLHDVNTSDRIEKAAGAVDLSEQGSRDLCDALEFVSSQRIAHQSQRMQQGLEPDNYLHLAELSNFERSHLRDAFSVIQSLQEVLGQRYQSGLL, from the coding sequence ATGCCCCCTGACCTGTTGGGCTTTTTGGCGCAGCACCGCGTCTGGGGTTTGATCAGCGACAGCGCACGACAAGAACTGTTGGCGCACAGCGAAGTGCTGAGCCTGCACGCTGGCGAACAGGTGTGCAGGGCGGGCCAGTGGAGCGCGCACCTCTGGCTGATCGTGCAAGGCGGTGTGAACCTGGACGACCCCGAATTGGCACAAACCCACACCCTGCTCCCCGGCGAGTCCTTGGGCGCGGGCATGACGCCCTGGCCACTACAGCAAAACTGTCACATTCTTTGCACCACCGACACGCGCTTGCTGCAAGTGCCCGAAGCCATGCTGAAACAACTGCTCTCGCTTGAGCCTGCTTTGGCCCCGTTTTTGCCTTTGCCGCTCAACGGCCGAAACGCAGAGACTGCAGCAGACCGCCAGATCGCAACCCCAAGCCACGACACCCAGTTGCTGAGCATGCGCCTGCAGGCCTTGATCAAGCACACACCAGTGACCTTGCCACCCGAGGCCAGCGTGCTGGAAGTGGCGCGCACCATGCGCGAGCGCGGTGTGTCTTCGGTCATGCTGGTCCAGGACGAGCAATTGCTGGGCCTGGTGACTGACCGCGATCTGCGCAACCGGATACTTGCGAACGGGCTGGATCTTTCAACACCAGCGGTCGAAATCGCCACCCTGAACCCCATGACGCTGGACCCACGCAGCCCAGCATGCGAAGCCTTGCTGCTGATGTCCAGGCACAACATCCACCATGTGCCCATCACCCATGGCAAACGCTTGGTGGGCATGGTGACCGCCACCGACCTGACCCAACAACAAAGCACATCGCCGATCTACCTGGCGGGTGACATTCACCGTCAAAACACTCTGGAAGGTCTGGTGAGCATCAGCCGTCGCATCAAACGTCTGCAACAAAACCTGAGCGCCGCGCACACCAGCGCCTACAACACCGGCCATGTCATCACCACCATCACCGACGCGCTGACCAGCCGCCTGATCCACTTGGCCGAAGCCGAACTCGGCCCATCGCCCGTGGACTATGTGTGGGTGGCGGCCGGCTCGCAAGGGCGCTGCGAGCAAACCGCCAAGTCTGACCAGGACAATTGCATGGTGCTCCATGACGCCTACGACCCGGCGCTGCACGGCGACTATTTCAAGGCCCTGGCCCGCCGCGTGTGCGATGGCCTGGCCGCTTGCGGCTACATCCATTGCCCCGGCGAAATGATGGCCATGACCGACCAGTGGCGTCAGCCCCTGCGTGTTTGGAGGCAGTATTTTCATCACTGGATCAAAGTTCCGGATCCCAAGGCCTTGATGCTGGTCACGGTGTTTTTTGACCTGCGGGTCGTATATGGCCAACACGCGCTGCTGCACAGCTTGCGCCAAGAGGTGCTGGCGCACACCGCCAAACAAAGCCTGTTTATCGGGCATGTGGTGAACAATGCTTTAAAACAGCGCCCTCCGCTCAACCTGTTCGGACAGATCGCACTCATCCGCAACGGCGAGCACGCTGGCACTGTGGACCTGAAGCATCAGGCGATTGCCCCCATCGTGGACCTGGGCCGCATTTATGCACTGGCCGCTGGCTTGCACGATGTCAACACCAGCGACCGCATCGAAAAAGCCGCTGGGGCGGTCGATCTGTCCGAGCAAGGCTCACGCGACCTGTGCGACGCCCTCGAGTTCGTCTCCAGCCAACGCATTGCGCACCAGAGCCAGCGCATGCAGCAAGGCTTGGAGCCAGACAACTACCTGCACCTGGCCGAGCTGTCCAACTTCGAGCGCAGCCATCTGCGCGATGCCTTCTCGGTCATCCAGTCCTTGCAGGAAGTCCTGGGCCAGCGCTACCAGTCAGGCCTGCTCTAA
- a CDS encoding DUF4212 domain-containing protein: MIEIHTPSAALKKRQGRLRLTLMLIWFCASFGPSFFARDLTMDVNGWPLYFWMAAQGSVLVFVAIVVLYAWLMNRWEAEEAANMPPKNNGLHDKEN, translated from the coding sequence ATGATTGAAATACACACACCCTCCGCTGCACTCAAAAAGCGTCAAGGCCGTTTGCGGTTGACCTTGATGCTGATTTGGTTCTGCGCCAGTTTTGGTCCCAGTTTTTTTGCTCGCGACTTGACCATGGACGTCAACGGTTGGCCACTTTATTTCTGGATGGCGGCACAGGGTTCTGTGTTGGTGTTTGTGGCCATTGTGGTGCTCTACGCATGGCTGATGAACCGGTGGGAAGCGGAAGAAGCAGCCAACATGCCACCGAAAAATAATGGCCTGCATGACAAGGAAAATTGA
- a CDS encoding response regulator: MAIKVLIVDDDPNLLVSLNSLPRREGYEVHMACDGQEAMEALAKLHPARVVLDVTMPRKNGDEVCAAVRVCHECDDIQIMMLSAKGREADIAKGLTLGANACMTQPFSTQGLTQKVAQMLQAVA, encoded by the coding sequence ATGGCCATCAAAGTATTGATCGTTGACGATGATCCGAACCTCTTGGTGTCGCTCAACTCCTTGCCCAGGCGTGAAGGGTATGAGGTGCACATGGCCTGCGACGGACAAGAGGCCATGGAGGCCTTGGCAAAGCTGCACCCGGCGCGGGTCGTGCTGGATGTGACGATGCCCCGAAAAAATGGCGATGAAGTTTGCGCCGCGGTTCGTGTCTGCCACGAATGCGATGACATCCAAATCATGATGTTGTCTGCCAAAGGCCGCGAGGCCGACATCGCCAAGGGCCTAACGTTGGGAGCCAATGCCTGCATGACCCAACCGTTTTCAACCCAGGGCTTGACGCAAAAAGTGGCCCAGATGCTGCAGGCAGTGGCATGA
- a CDS encoding DUF4212 domain-containing protein, whose protein sequence is MQLTARHQEYWGKNLRITGLLLALWFFVTFVLLYFARDLTFNFFGWPFSFWVAAQGALIVYCLIIWYYARYMNKLDEEYGVAEGEEA, encoded by the coding sequence ATGCAGCTCACTGCTAGGCACCAGGAATACTGGGGCAAAAACTTAAGAATCACGGGGCTGTTGCTGGCCTTATGGTTCTTTGTCACGTTCGTACTTTTGTACTTTGCGCGTGATTTGACGTTCAACTTTTTTGGCTGGCCGTTCTCGTTTTGGGTTGCAGCCCAAGGCGCATTGATCGTGTACTGCCTGATCATTTGGTACTACGCCCGCTATATGAACAAGCTTGATGAGGAATATGGCGTTGCAGAAGGAGAAGAAGCATGA